A single Pan troglodytes isolate AG18354 chromosome X, NHGRI_mPanTro3-v2.0_pri, whole genome shotgun sequence DNA region contains:
- the LOC742513 gene encoding small ribosomal subunit protein bS18m-like isoform X2, producing MVAVCGGLGRKKLTHLVMAAVSLTHPGTPMVLSRRGYSQYKQVSSIEDLVFVGRNRKKSQKQLRELK from the exons ATGGTTGCTGTTTGCGGTGGTCTAGGGAGGAAGAAGTTGACACACCTGGTAATGGCTGCTGTCAGCCTTACACATCCCGGGACTCCCATGGTGCTTTCGAGAAGGGGTTATTCACAATATAAACAGGTATCCAGCATTGAGGACCT GGTCTTTGtgggaagaaacagaaagaaatcacaaaagcAATTAAGAGAGCTCAAATAA
- the LOC742513 gene encoding small ribosomal subunit protein bS18m-like isoform X1: protein MVAVCGGLGRKKLTHLVMAAVSLTHPGTPMVLSRRGYSQYKQVSSIEDLPTPMENPYKESLKKCVLCGKHVNYKNAQLLSQFVSPFTGCIYGRHVTGLCGKKQKEITKAIKRAQIMGFMPVTYKDPAYLRDPKVCNIRYQE, encoded by the coding sequence ATGGTTGCTGTTTGCGGTGGTCTAGGGAGGAAGAAGTTGACACACCTGGTAATGGCTGCTGTCAGCCTTACACATCCCGGGACTCCCATGGTGCTTTCGAGAAGGGGTTATTCACAATATAAACAGGTATCCAGCATTGAGGACCTGCCCACTCCAATGGAAAACCCTTATAAAGAATCTCTTAAGAAGTGTGTCTTGTGTGGAAAGCATGTAAATTATAAGAATGCACAGCTTTTGTCCCAGTTTGTTTCTCCATTTACTGGATGCATTTATGGAAGGCACGTTACAGGTCTTTGtgggaagaaacagaaagaaatcacaaaagcAATTAAGAGAGCTCAAATAATGGGGTTTATGCCAGTTACATACAAAGATCCTGCATATCTCAGGGATCCTAAAGTTTGTAACATCAGATATCAGGAATAA